The DNA region CGATCTGTACCAGCGATATATGGAGCTGGTTTATGGTGTGTGCATGAAGTATTTACAAGATTCAGAAAAGGCAAAAGACAGTGTTATGCAGATATTCGAGGAGTTGGTGTTAAAATTGAAAAAGCATGAAGTGGAAAATTTCAAAAGCTGGTTGTATCAATTAGCGAAAAACTATTGCCTGATGCAGCTCCGTACGCCAAGAAATCTTAAAACAGTGGAAATACCTGAGAGTCTTATGCAATCAGAGGAAAATGTGCATCTGAATGGTGTATTCGAGAAAGAGGAGAACTTTAAGAAACTGGAATATTGTTTGGGTACTTTAACGGAGGAACAGCGAAATGCAGTGAAGCTATTTTACCTGGAAGGCAAATGTTATAACGAGATAGTGGAATTGACAGGTATGGAATGGAACCAGGTAAGAAGCCTGATACAGAATGGAAGGAGGAATTTGAAAA from Bacteroidota bacterium includes:
- a CDS encoding sigma-70 family RNA polymerase sigma factor; protein product: MSFLKNISHTGLTDKELVEQYKTSGDLKVLGDLYQRYMELVYGVCMKYLQDSEKAKDSVMQIFEELVLKLKKHEVENFKSWLYQLAKNYCLMQLRTPRNLKTVEIPESLMQSEENVHLNGVFEKEENFKKLEYCLGTLTEEQRNAVKLFYLEGKCYNEIVELTGMEWNQVRSLIQNGRRNLKICMEKSVGSRQPEVGS